From the genome of Streptomyces sp. NBC_01341, one region includes:
- the thrB gene encoding homoserine kinase — MAGPAFRAAAVRVRVPATSANLGPGFDALGLSLGLYDDVVVRVADSGLHIDIAGEGAETLPRDEKHLLVRSLRTAFDLLGGQPHGLEIVCANRIPHGRGLGSSSAAICAGIVAARAVTTGGEARLDDAALLELATEIEGHPDNVAACLLGGFTLAWMDGGSARAIRMDAADSVVPVVFVPATPVLTETARGLLPRTVPHVDAAANAGRAALLVEALTRRPELLLAATEDRIHQEYRGPAMPQSVELVNRLRADGVPAVISGAGPTVLALTEAGSADKVARLAGDGWAANRLDLDATGASVLPLAA; from the coding sequence ATGGCCGGTCCCGCGTTCCGAGCCGCCGCCGTCCGGGTGCGCGTCCCCGCAACCAGCGCCAACCTGGGCCCGGGCTTCGACGCCCTCGGCCTCTCGTTGGGGCTCTACGACGACGTCGTCGTCCGGGTCGCCGACTCCGGGCTGCACATCGACATCGCGGGTGAGGGCGCCGAGACGCTGCCCCGCGACGAGAAGCACCTGCTCGTACGCTCCCTGCGCACGGCGTTCGACCTGCTCGGCGGACAGCCGCACGGTCTCGAGATCGTCTGTGCCAACCGCATCCCGCACGGCCGCGGCCTGGGCTCGTCGTCCGCCGCCATCTGCGCCGGGATCGTCGCCGCACGCGCCGTGACCACCGGAGGCGAGGCCCGCCTCGACGACGCCGCCCTGCTGGAGCTGGCGACCGAGATCGAGGGCCACCCCGACAACGTCGCCGCGTGTCTCCTCGGCGGATTCACCCTCGCCTGGATGGACGGCGGCTCCGCCAGGGCCATCAGGATGGACGCCGCCGACTCCGTCGTCCCGGTGGTCTTCGTCCCGGCCACACCGGTGCTCACCGAGACCGCCCGTGGCCTGCTGCCGCGCACCGTCCCCCATGTGGACGCAGCGGCGAACGCCGGCCGCGCGGCCCTCCTCGTCGAGGCCCTGACCCGGCGCCCCGAACTGCTGCTCGCCGCCACCGAGGACCGGATCCACCAGGAGTACCGGGGCCCCGCGATGCCGCAGAGCGTGGAACTGGTGAACCGGCTGCGCGCCGACGGCGTGCCGGCGGTGATCTCCGGTGCGGGGCCGACCGTGCTCGCACTGACCGAGGCGGGTTCGGCCGACAAGGTCGCCCGGCTGGCCGGTGACGGCTGGGCCGCGAACCGGCTCGATCTGGACGCCACGGGCGCGAGTGTGCTGCCGCTGGCCGCGTAA
- the rpmE gene encoding 50S ribosomal protein L31: MKRDIHPEYVETQVSCTCGASFTTRSTLEGGAIRADVCSECHPFYTGKQKILDTGGRVARFEARFGKAAGSASK; this comes from the coding sequence TTGAAGCGCGACATCCACCCCGAGTACGTCGAGACGCAGGTCAGCTGCACCTGCGGTGCGTCGTTCACCACCCGGAGCACCCTTGAAGGCGGCGCCATCCGCGCCGACGTCTGCTCCGAGTGCCACCCGTTCTACACGGGCAAGCAGAAGATCCTCGACACCGGCGGCCGCGTGGCCCGCTTCGAGGCCCGCTTCGGCAAGGCTGCCGGCTCCGCCAGCAAGTAG
- a CDS encoding homoserine dehydrogenase codes for MMRTRPLKVALLGCGVVGSEVARIMTTQADDLAARIGAPVELAGVAVRRPSKVREGIDPALITTDATALVERGDIDVVIEVIGGIEPARTLITTAFEHGAGVVSANKALLAEDGSALHAAAEKHGRDLYYEAAVAGAIPLVRPLRESLAGDKVNRVLGIVNGTTNFILDKMDTSGAGYSEALDEATALGYAEADPTADVEGFDAAAKAAILAGIAFHTRVKIGEVHREGITEVTAADIASARRMGCTVKLLAICERAADGRSVTARVHPAMIPLSHPLASVREAYNAVFVEAEAAGQLMFYGPGAGGSPTASAVLGDLVAVCRNIIGATTGPGESAYTRLPVSPMGDVVTRYHISLDVADKPGVLAQVATVFAEQDVSIDTVRQQGRQDGSGEASLVVVTHRAPDAALSGTVEALRKLDTVRGVASIMRVEGE; via the coding sequence ATGATGCGTACGCGTCCGCTGAAGGTGGCGCTGCTGGGCTGCGGAGTGGTCGGCTCAGAGGTGGCGCGCATCATGACGACGCAAGCCGACGACCTCGCCGCGCGCATCGGCGCGCCGGTGGAGCTCGCCGGTGTCGCCGTCCGCCGGCCCTCCAAGGTGCGGGAGGGCATAGACCCCGCACTGATCACCACCGACGCGACCGCCCTGGTCGAACGCGGCGACATCGACGTCGTCATCGAGGTCATCGGGGGCATCGAGCCCGCCCGCACACTCATCACGACCGCCTTCGAGCACGGCGCGGGCGTCGTCTCGGCCAACAAGGCTCTCCTCGCCGAGGACGGCTCCGCGCTCCACGCCGCAGCCGAGAAGCACGGCAGGGACCTCTACTACGAGGCGGCCGTGGCGGGCGCCATCCCGCTCGTACGCCCGCTGCGCGAGTCCCTCGCGGGGGACAAGGTCAACCGGGTGCTCGGCATCGTCAACGGCACGACCAACTTCATCCTCGACAAGATGGACACCAGCGGAGCCGGCTACTCCGAGGCGCTCGACGAGGCCACCGCCCTCGGGTACGCCGAGGCCGACCCCACCGCCGACGTCGAGGGCTTCGACGCCGCCGCGAAGGCCGCCATCCTCGCGGGAATCGCCTTCCACACCCGGGTGAAGATCGGCGAGGTGCACCGCGAGGGCATCACCGAGGTCACCGCGGCCGACATCGCCTCCGCCCGCCGCATGGGCTGCACCGTCAAACTCCTCGCCATCTGCGAGCGCGCGGCCGACGGCAGGTCCGTGACCGCCCGCGTGCACCCCGCGATGATCCCGCTCAGCCACCCGCTGGCCTCCGTGCGTGAGGCGTACAACGCGGTCTTCGTCGAGGCGGAGGCCGCCGGGCAGCTGATGTTCTACGGCCCCGGCGCAGGCGGCTCCCCGACCGCGTCCGCCGTCCTGGGCGACCTGGTCGCCGTCTGCCGCAACATCATCGGGGCCACCACCGGCCCCGGTGAGTCCGCGTACACGCGTCTGCCGGTCAGCCCCATGGGTGACGTGGTCACGCGGTACCACATCAGTCTCGACGTGGCCGACAAGCCTGGCGTACTCGCCCAGGTCGCGACGGTCTTCGCCGAACAGGACGTATCCATCGATACGGTCCGCCAGCAAGGCCGACAGGACGGCAGCGGCGAGGCATCCCTCGTCGTCGTCACCCACCGCGCGCCCGACGCCGCCCTCTCCGGGACCGTCGAAGCGCTGCGCAAGCTGGACACCGTGCGCGGTGTCGCCAGCATCATGCGTGTTGAAGGGGAGTAA
- the thrC gene encoding threonine synthase encodes MTSKGTHQWRGIIEEYRDRLPVTSTTPVVTLREGGTPLVPAQVLSERTGCEVHLKVEGANPTGSFKDRGMTMAITRAKEEGAQAVICASTGNTSASAAAYAVRAGMVCAVLVPQGKIALGKMGQALVHGAKILQVDGNFDDCLTLARSLSDNYPVALVNSVNPVRIEGQKTAAFEIVDALGDAPDIHVLPVGNAGNITAYWKGYKEYAKDAVSTHTPRMWGFQASGSAPIVRGEIVKDPATIATAIRIGNPASWQFALDARDESGGFIDEVTDRQILSAYRLLASQEGVFVEPASAASVAGLLKAAEEGKVDPGQKIVCTVTGNGLKDPDWAVAGAPQPVTVPVDAVAAAAKLGLA; translated from the coding sequence ATGACCAGCAAGGGCACCCACCAGTGGCGCGGCATCATCGAGGAGTACCGGGACCGGCTTCCGGTCACGAGCACGACGCCGGTCGTCACACTCCGTGAGGGCGGCACGCCGCTCGTCCCGGCGCAGGTTCTCTCCGAGCGCACCGGCTGCGAGGTGCACCTCAAGGTCGAGGGCGCCAACCCCACCGGGTCGTTCAAGGACCGCGGCATGACGATGGCGATCACCCGGGCGAAGGAGGAGGGCGCGCAGGCGGTCATCTGCGCCTCCACGGGCAACACCTCCGCGTCCGCCGCCGCGTACGCCGTGCGCGCGGGCATGGTCTGCGCGGTCCTCGTGCCGCAGGGCAAGATCGCGCTCGGCAAGATGGGGCAGGCCCTCGTCCACGGCGCGAAGATCCTCCAGGTCGACGGCAACTTCGACGACTGCCTGACGCTGGCCCGCAGCCTCTCCGACAACTACCCGGTGGCGCTGGTCAATTCGGTCAACCCGGTCCGGATCGAGGGCCAGAAGACCGCCGCGTTCGAGATCGTCGACGCGCTGGGCGACGCGCCCGACATCCACGTCCTGCCGGTGGGCAACGCGGGCAACATCACGGCCTACTGGAAGGGCTACAAGGAGTACGCGAAGGACGCGGTCTCCACGCACACCCCGCGCATGTGGGGCTTCCAGGCCTCCGGTTCCGCGCCCATCGTGCGCGGAGAGATCGTCAAGGACCCCGCGACGATCGCCACCGCGATCCGCATCGGCAACCCGGCGTCCTGGCAGTTCGCACTCGACGCGCGTGACGAGTCGGGCGGCTTCATCGACGAGGTGACCGACCGTCAGATCCTTTCCGCCTACCGCCTGCTGGCGTCCCAGGAGGGTGTCTTCGTCGAGCCTGCCTCGGCCGCGTCCGTGGCCGGTCTGCTCAAGGCCGCCGAAGAGGGCAAGGTCGACCCGGGCCAGAAGATCGTCTGCACCGTCACCGGCAACGGCCTCAAGGACCCCGACTGGGCCGTCGCCGGCGCCCCGCAGCCGGTCACGGTCCCGGTGGACGCGGTGGCCGCGGCCGCGAAGCTGGGCCTCGCGTAG
- a CDS encoding LCP family protein, giving the protein MSEQSRSTGRIRGTGSRRKKPSRGRRVKTVALWGAAALVVVGGSGAGYAYVTLNGNLKAVDIDAALGTDRPDDVDDGSQDILVLGSDSRSGANSQYGEDGGGARSDTAMVVHVNRGHTSASVVSVPRDTLVDRPACASDTSGRQVGAEHHAMFNTAYEVGGPACAVKTVEAMSGIRMDHYVEVDFTGFKKLIDELGGVPITTSQAIDDPDSHLALKPGTHTLSGEQSLGLVRTRHSVGDGSDLGRIQLQQAFVKALMDQAKSVGVFSHPKRLFGLADSATKAVTTDSALASVKKLAGFANGLKGLGSKNVDMVTLPVEYDPENPNRVLPQEKAGQKVWAALKQDKPVPASATAKSAGDKGGAGTVVR; this is encoded by the coding sequence ATGAGCGAGCAGAGCAGGAGCACCGGCCGAATACGTGGCACCGGCAGCCGCCGGAAGAAGCCCTCCAGGGGCCGCCGCGTGAAGACCGTCGCCCTGTGGGGCGCCGCCGCCCTGGTGGTCGTCGGAGGTTCCGGGGCCGGATACGCCTACGTCACGCTCAACGGGAATCTCAAGGCCGTCGACATCGACGCCGCGCTGGGCACGGACCGCCCGGACGACGTGGACGACGGCTCCCAGGACATCCTCGTGCTCGGTTCGGACTCCCGCTCGGGGGCCAACTCGCAGTACGGCGAGGACGGGGGCGGCGCCCGGTCGGACACCGCGATGGTCGTCCACGTCAACCGGGGCCACACCTCGGCGAGTGTGGTCTCCGTCCCGCGGGACACCCTCGTCGACCGCCCCGCCTGCGCGAGCGACACCAGCGGCCGGCAGGTCGGCGCGGAGCACCACGCCATGTTCAACACGGCGTACGAAGTCGGCGGGCCCGCCTGCGCGGTGAAGACCGTCGAGGCGATGTCGGGCATCCGCATGGACCACTACGTGGAGGTCGACTTCACCGGGTTCAAGAAGCTCATCGACGAGCTGGGCGGCGTCCCGATCACCACCTCGCAGGCGATCGACGACCCCGACAGCCACCTCGCGCTGAAGCCCGGCACCCACACGCTCAGCGGTGAACAGTCCCTCGGCCTCGTCCGCACCCGGCACAGCGTCGGTGACGGCAGCGACCTGGGCCGCATCCAGCTCCAGCAGGCGTTCGTGAAGGCACTGATGGACCAGGCGAAGAGTGTCGGGGTGTTCTCCCACCCGAAGAGGCTCTTCGGGCTCGCGGACTCGGCCACCAAGGCGGTCACCACCGACTCCGCGCTGGCCTCGGTCAAGAAGCTCGCCGGCTTCGCCAACGGGCTCAAGGGCCTCGGCTCCAAGAACGTCGACATGGTGACGCTGCCCGTGGAGTACGACCCGGAGAACCCCAACCGCGTGCTCCCCCAGGAGAAGGCCGGACAGAAGGTGTGGGCCGCTCTCAAGCAGGACAAGCCGGTTCCGGCCTCCGCCACGGCGAAGTCGGCCGGAGACAAGGGCGGAGCGGGGACGGTGGTGCGCTGA
- the rho gene encoding transcription termination factor Rho: MSDTTDLMGVTADKNVDSSVPAEGAASGTTARRRRSGTGLDGMVLAELQQVASGLGIRGTARMRKSQLIEVIKEAQAGGSSSPAPKASADADAGSKPKRRATSKTRTGDETAAAPAADKAAAQQQIDIPGQPASDDQQPTGERRRRRATAQAGSPETKGEAKAETQAEQKTEPRGEGRQDRADERGEAKGDAKAESAADTAEGRRGDRQDGRRDRQDRGDRGDRRDRQRDRRGKGDDQGQQQGGGRRQGQQGGGQSQGQGQGQGGQGQQGGGGQQDDGYDDEGGRRGRRGRYRDRRGRRGRDDFATDVQVADDDVLIPVAGILDILDNYAFIRTSGYLPGPNDVYVSLAQVRKNGLRKGDHVTGAVRQPKDGERREKFNALVRLDSVNGMAPESGRGRPEFQKLTPLYPQDRLRLETDSNVLTTRIIDLVAPIGKGQRGLIVAPPKTGKTMILQAIANAITVNSPECHLMVVLVDERPEEVTDMQRSVKGEVISSTFDRPAEDHTTVAELAIERAKRLVELGHDVVVLLDSITRLGRAYNLAAPASGRILSGGVDSTALYPPKRFFGAARNIEDGGSLTILATALVETGSRMDEVIFEEFKGTGNMELKLDRKLSDKRIFPAVDVDASSTRKEEILLGADELAVVWKLRRVLHALDQQQAIELLLDRMKKTQSNAEFLLQIQKTTPGNGND, translated from the coding sequence GTGAGCGACACCACCGATCTGATGGGCGTGACTGCCGACAAGAACGTCGACAGCTCCGTGCCCGCCGAAGGTGCTGCCTCTGGCACCACCGCACGGCGCCGCCGCTCCGGCACCGGCCTCGATGGCATGGTCCTGGCCGAGCTGCAGCAGGTCGCGTCAGGCCTCGGCATCAGGGGGACTGCGCGGATGCGCAAGAGCCAGCTGATCGAGGTCATCAAGGAGGCGCAGGCAGGAGGCTCCTCCTCGCCCGCCCCCAAGGCCTCCGCCGACGCGGACGCCGGCAGCAAGCCGAAGCGACGCGCCACGTCCAAGACGCGTACGGGTGACGAGACCGCCGCCGCGCCCGCCGCCGACAAGGCCGCGGCCCAGCAGCAGATCGACATCCCGGGCCAGCCGGCCAGCGACGACCAGCAGCCCACGGGCGAGCGCCGCCGCCGCCGTGCCACCGCGCAGGCGGGCAGTCCCGAGACCAAGGGCGAGGCCAAGGCGGAGACGCAGGCCGAGCAGAAGACCGAGCCGAGGGGCGAGGGCCGCCAGGACCGCGCCGACGAGCGCGGCGAGGCGAAGGGCGACGCGAAGGCGGAGTCCGCCGCGGACACCGCCGAGGGCCGCCGGGGCGACCGCCAGGACGGCCGGCGGGACCGCCAGGACCGCGGCGACCGCGGCGACCGCCGTGACCGCCAGCGCGACCGGCGCGGCAAGGGCGACGACCAGGGCCAGCAGCAGGGCGGCGGACGCCGTCAGGGCCAGCAGGGCGGCGGCCAGAGCCAGGGCCAGGGCCAGGGCCAGGGCGGCCAGGGCCAGCAGGGCGGCGGCGGCCAGCAGGACGACGGTTACGACGACGAGGGCGGCCGGCGCGGCCGTCGCGGGCGCTATCGCGACCGCCGTGGCCGTCGTGGACGCGACGACTTCGCGACCGACGTGCAGGTCGCCGACGACGACGTCCTGATCCCGGTCGCGGGCATCCTCGACATCCTCGACAACTACGCGTTCATCCGGACGTCCGGCTACCTGCCGGGCCCGAACGACGTGTACGTCTCGCTCGCCCAGGTCCGCAAGAACGGCCTGCGCAAGGGTGACCACGTCACGGGAGCGGTGCGCCAGCCCAAGGACGGGGAGCGGCGCGAGAAGTTCAACGCGCTGGTCCGTCTCGACTCGGTCAACGGCATGGCGCCGGAGAGCGGCCGCGGCCGTCCCGAGTTCCAGAAGCTGACCCCGCTGTACCCGCAGGACAGACTCCGTCTGGAGACCGACTCCAACGTCCTGACCACCCGGATCATCGACCTGGTCGCACCGATCGGCAAGGGCCAGCGAGGCCTGATCGTGGCCCCGCCGAAGACCGGTAAGACCATGATCCTGCAGGCCATCGCCAACGCGATCACGGTCAACAGCCCCGAGTGCCACCTGATGGTCGTCCTGGTCGACGAGCGTCCGGAAGAGGTCACCGACATGCAGCGGTCGGTGAAGGGCGAGGTCATCTCCTCGACCTTCGACCGTCCCGCCGAGGACCACACCACGGTCGCCGAGCTCGCCATCGAGCGCGCGAAGCGCCTGGTGGAGCTGGGCCACGACGTCGTGGTCCTGCTGGACTCGATCACCCGTCTGGGCCGCGCCTACAACCTGGCGGCGCCGGCCTCCGGCCGCATCCTGTCCGGTGGTGTCGACTCGACCGCGCTCTACCCGCCGAAGCGCTTCTTCGGTGCCGCGCGGAACATCGAGGACGGCGGCTCGCTGACCATCCTGGCCACGGCGCTCGTCGAGACCGGCTCGCGCATGGACGAGGTGATCTTCGAGGAGTTCAAGGGCACCGGCAACATGGAGCTCAAGCTCGACCGGAAGCTCTCGGACAAGCGCATCTTCCCGGCGGTGGACGTCGACGCGTCCAGCACCCGTAAGGAAGAAATCCTCCTGGGCGCCGACGAGTTGGCCGTGGTCTGGAAGCTGCGCCGGGTGCTTCACGCGCTCGACCAGCAGCAGGCCATCGAGCTCCTCCTGGACCGCATGAAGAAGACGCAGTCCAACGCGGAGTTCCTGCTCCAGATCCAGAAGACGACTCCTGGTAACGGCAACGACTGA
- the prfA gene encoding peptide chain release factor 1 yields MFEAVEELIGEHADLEKKLADPSVHADQANARKLNKRYAELTPIVSTYRSWKQTGDDIETAREFAADDPDFAAEVKVLEKQREEITEKLRLLLVPRDPSDDKDVLLEIKAGAGGDESALFAGDLLRMYLRYAERVGWKTEIIDSTESELGGYKDVQVAVKTKGGNGATEPGQGVWARMKYEGGVHRVQRVPSTESQGRIHTSAAGVLVTPEAEEVDVEIHANDLRIDVYRSSGPGGQSVNTTDSAVRITHLPTGVVASCQNEKSQLQNKEQAMRILRSRLLAAAQEAAEQEASDVRRSQVRTVDRSEKIRTYNFPENRISDHRVGFKAYNLDQVLDGELDAVIQACVDADSAAKLASA; encoded by the coding sequence ATGTTCGAGGCGGTCGAGGAACTGATCGGCGAGCACGCCGATCTCGAGAAGAAGCTCGCCGACCCGTCGGTCCACGCCGACCAGGCCAACGCGCGCAAGCTGAACAAGCGCTACGCGGAGCTGACCCCGATCGTCTCCACGTACCGGTCCTGGAAGCAGACCGGCGACGACATCGAGACCGCCCGCGAATTCGCCGCCGACGACCCGGACTTCGCCGCCGAGGTCAAGGTCCTGGAGAAGCAGCGCGAGGAGATCACCGAGAAGCTCCGGCTCCTGCTGGTCCCGCGCGACCCCAGCGACGACAAGGACGTGCTGCTGGAGATCAAGGCGGGAGCGGGCGGCGACGAGTCCGCCCTCTTCGCCGGCGATCTGCTGCGCATGTACCTGCGCTACGCCGAGCGCGTGGGCTGGAAGACCGAGATCATCGACTCCACCGAGTCCGAGCTCGGCGGTTACAAGGATGTCCAGGTCGCCGTCAAGACCAAGGGCGGCAACGGCGCCACCGAGCCGGGCCAGGGTGTCTGGGCGCGGATGAAGTACGAGGGCGGCGTGCACCGCGTGCAGCGCGTGCCCTCCACCGAGTCGCAGGGCCGCATCCACACCTCCGCCGCCGGTGTGCTCGTCACGCCCGAGGCGGAGGAGGTCGACGTGGAGATCCACGCCAACGACCTCCGCATCGACGTCTACCGCTCCTCCGGCCCCGGCGGCCAGTCCGTCAACACCACGGACTCCGCCGTCCGCATCACGCACCTGCCGACCGGTGTCGTCGCCTCCTGCCAGAACGAGAAGAGCCAGCTCCAGAACAAGGAGCAGGCCATGCGCATCCTGCGCTCCCGGCTGCTGGCCGCCGCCCAGGAAGCCGCCGAGCAGGAGGCCTCCGACGTACGCCGCAGCCAGGTGCGCACCGTGGACCGGTCCGAGAAGATCCGGACGTACAACTTCCCGGAAAACCGCATCTCGGACCACCGCGTCGGCTTCAAGGCGTACAACTTGGACCAGGTGCTCGACGGTGAGCTCGACGCGGTCATCCAGGCCTGCGTCGACGCCGACTCGGCCGCCAAGCTCGCCTCCGCGTAA
- the prmC gene encoding peptide chain release factor N(5)-glutamine methyltransferase: MNLLLAEVAQATQRLADAGVPSPRFDAEELAAFVHGVKRGELHNVPDADFDARYWETIARREAREPLQHITGRAFFRYLELQVGPGVFVPRPETESVVGWAIDAVRAMDVVEPLIVDLCTGSGAIALAMAQEVPRSRVHAVELSEDALRWTRKNAEGSRVTVHRGDALSALPEFDGQVDLVISNPPYIPLTEWEYVAPEARDHDPQMALFSGEDGLDTIRGIERTAHRLLRPGGLVVIEHADTQGGQVPWIFTEERGWADAADHPDLNNRPRFATARKAMP, from the coding sequence ATGAACCTGCTGCTCGCCGAGGTGGCCCAGGCCACCCAGCGGCTGGCCGACGCCGGTGTCCCCTCACCGCGATTCGACGCCGAGGAACTCGCCGCGTTCGTGCACGGGGTCAAGCGGGGCGAGCTGCACAACGTGCCGGACGCCGACTTCGACGCCCGCTACTGGGAGACGATCGCCCGCCGCGAGGCCCGCGAGCCCCTCCAGCACATCACCGGCCGGGCCTTCTTCCGCTACCTGGAACTCCAGGTCGGCCCCGGAGTCTTCGTCCCCCGCCCGGAGACCGAGTCGGTCGTCGGCTGGGCGATAGACGCCGTCCGCGCGATGGACGTCGTCGAGCCGCTGATCGTCGACCTGTGCACCGGATCGGGCGCGATCGCCCTCGCCATGGCGCAGGAGGTCCCGCGCTCGCGGGTGCACGCCGTCGAGCTGTCCGAGGACGCCCTGAGGTGGACCCGGAAGAACGCCGAGGGGTCCAGGGTCACCGTGCACCGCGGCGACGCCCTGAGCGCCCTCCCCGAGTTCGACGGCCAGGTCGACCTGGTGATCTCCAACCCGCCCTACATCCCGCTCACCGAGTGGGAGTACGTGGCGCCCGAGGCCCGCGACCACGACCCGCAGATGGCGCTGTTCTCCGGCGAGGACGGACTCGACACCATCCGCGGCATCGAACGCACCGCGCACCGGCTGCTGCGCCCCGGCGGGCTCGTCGTCATCGAGCACGCCGACACCCAGGGCGGCCAGGTGCCGTGGATCTTCACCGAGGAGCGGGGCTGGGCCGACGCGGCCGACCACCCCGACCTGAACAACCGGCCCCGGTTCGCGACGGCCCGCAAGGCCATGCCGTGA
- the lysA gene encoding diaminopimelate decarboxylase, producing the protein MSRSAHPAGPRHADVLPEGHYSAPATDLNVLDEKVWSRTVTRDADGALTVGGIEVARLAQEFGTPAYFLDEADFRARCRAWSDAFGADADVFYAGKAFLSRAVVRWLTEEGLNLDVCSGGELTTALDAGMPAERIAFHGNNKTVAEIERAVEAGVGRIVLDSFQEIVRVAHIAQRLGTRQRVQIRVTVGVEAHTHEFIATAHEDQKFGIALAGGQAAEAVRRALTLDGLELVGIHSHIGSQIFDMAGFEVSARRVVQLLAEIRDEHGVELPEIDLGGGLGIAYTSDDDPREPHEIAKALGDIVTRECESAGLRTPRISVEPGRAIVGPTAFTLYEVGTIKPLEGLRTYVSVDGGMSDNIRTALYDAEYSVALVSRTSDAEPMLVRVVGKHCESGDIVVKDAFLPSDLAPGDLIAVPATGAYCRSMASNYNHALRPPVVAVRDGEARVIVRRETEEDLLRLDVG; encoded by the coding sequence ATGAGCCGATCCGCACACCCCGCAGGCCCCCGCCACGCAGACGTCCTCCCCGAGGGTCACTACTCCGCGCCGGCCACCGACCTGAACGTCCTGGACGAGAAGGTCTGGTCCCGCACGGTCACCCGCGACGCGGACGGCGCCCTCACCGTCGGCGGGATCGAAGTCGCCCGGCTGGCCCAGGAGTTCGGTACCCCCGCCTACTTCCTGGACGAGGCCGACTTCCGCGCCCGCTGCCGTGCCTGGTCCGACGCCTTCGGGGCCGACGCGGACGTGTTCTACGCCGGGAAGGCCTTCCTGTCCCGCGCCGTGGTGCGCTGGCTCACGGAGGAGGGGCTGAACCTGGACGTGTGCTCCGGCGGCGAACTCACCACCGCGCTGGACGCCGGGATGCCCGCCGAGCGCATCGCCTTCCACGGCAACAACAAGACCGTCGCCGAGATCGAGCGGGCGGTCGAGGCGGGCGTCGGGCGGATCGTGCTCGACTCGTTCCAGGAGATCGTCCGGGTCGCGCACATCGCCCAGCGGCTCGGCACGCGCCAGCGGGTGCAGATCAGGGTCACGGTCGGCGTCGAGGCGCACACCCACGAGTTCATCGCCACCGCGCACGAGGACCAGAAGTTCGGCATCGCCTTGGCCGGCGGACAGGCCGCCGAGGCGGTCCGCAGGGCCCTCACCCTGGACGGGCTGGAGCTCGTCGGCATCCACTCGCACATCGGCTCCCAGATCTTCGACATGGCCGGCTTCGAGGTCTCCGCGCGCCGCGTCGTGCAGCTCCTCGCGGAGATCCGTGACGAGCACGGTGTGGAACTCCCCGAGATCGACCTCGGCGGCGGCCTCGGCATCGCCTACACCTCGGACGACGACCCCCGCGAGCCACACGAGATCGCCAAGGCCCTCGGCGACATCGTGACCCGGGAGTGCGAGTCCGCCGGACTGCGCACCCCGCGCATCTCCGTCGAGCCGGGCCGCGCGATCGTCGGCCCCACGGCCTTCACGCTGTACGAGGTCGGCACGATCAAGCCGCTCGAAGGCCTGCGGACGTACGTGAGCGTGGACGGTGGCATGTCGGACAACATCCGCACCGCTCTGTACGACGCCGAGTACAGCGTCGCGCTCGTGTCGCGTACCTCCGACGCCGAACCCATGCTCGTCCGCGTGGTCGGCAAGCACTGCGAGAGCGGCGACATCGTGGTCAAGGACGCGTTCCTGCCGTCCGACCTCGCTCCCGGTGACCTGATCGCGGTGCCCGCCACCGGCGCCTACTGCCGCTCCATGGCGAGCAACTACAACCACGCTCTCCGCCCGCCCGTCGTCGCTGTGCGTGACGGAGAGGCGAGGGTCATCGTCCGACGCGAGACGGAGGAAGATCTCCTGCGTCTCGATGTCGGCTGA